A stretch of Rhododendron vialii isolate Sample 1 chromosome 4a, ASM3025357v1 DNA encodes these proteins:
- the LOC131323232 gene encoding 3'-5' exonuclease-like, with translation MSISIDDYQLPYDTHNLYDVNFYHNKIHTLVTHTPSFVDSWISETLSLHTPDPFRAPSLLVGLDIEWRPNRASNHDNPAATLQLCVDQRCLIFQLIYSPSIPGSLIDFLTNPAHTFVGVGIQEDVEKLTGDYGLTVANAVDLRVLAADAYGARELRNAGLTILARQVLGAEVVKPKSVTMSRWDSEFLYPKQVQYACIDAFVSFEIGRSLNAAGS, from the coding sequence atgAGTATCAGCATCGACGACTACCAGTTACCCTACGACACCCACAACCTCTACGACGTCAACTTCTACCACAACAAGATCCACACCCTGGTGACCCACACCCCGTCCTTCGTCGACTCCTGGATCTCCGAAACCCTATCCCTCCATACCCCCGACCCCTTCCGCGCCCCTTCCCTCCTCGTCGGCCTCGACATCGAGTGGCGCCCCAACCGCGCCTCCAACCACGACAACCCCGCCGCCACCCTCCAGCTTTGCGTCGACCAACGCTGCCTCATCTTCCAACTCATATACTCCCCCTCAATCCCTGGCTCCCTCATCGACTTCCTCACAAACCCCGCCCACACCTTCGTCGGCGTGGGCATCCAAGAAGACGTCGAGAAGCTGACGGGCGACTACGGTCTGACGGTGGCGAATGCCGTTGACTTGAGGGTGCTGGCAGCGGACGCTTACGGCGCGAGAGAGTTGAGGAATGCCGGGTTGACGATTCTGGCGAGGCAGGTGTTGGGAGCGGAGGTTGTGAAGCCCAAGAGTGTTACGATGAGTAGGTGGGATAGTGAGTTTCTTTACCCTAAACAGGTGCAGTATGCTTGCATTGatgcttttgtttcttttgagaTTGGTAGGAGCTTGAATGCTGCTGGTAGTTAG